Below is a genomic region from Marinobacter salarius.
CCTGTACCGGAACAGCGCCCGTCAAGGCGCTACGCGCCATGCCTGGCGCACAACAAAAAAGCCGCACCGGTTACCCGGTGCGGCAAAACTGAAGTCAGTGACCGGGTACCGGCTCAGTCGCTGGCCGGGCTTTCCTTCATGGCCGCATTCATGCGGCGACGCAGAAGCGGACCAACCACGTAAGGCAATACCAGGCTCAGGCCGGCAACCAGCCAGAAGCACTTCGCCAGAGTACTCGCCCAAAGGATTCCCCAATCACCATCCGATAACACCAACGCGTGCCCCAGATTCTTCTCCATCTCCGGCCCCAGCAGCAACCCGAGGATAATCGGCACCACCGGAATTTCCAGTTTGCGCAGGAAATAGCCCGCCACGCCGAACGCCACCATGAAGTACAGGTCGAAGGCGCTGTTGCTGATGGAATAGATGCCCACGAAGGCAACCATGGTCACAATGGGCAGCAGGTACATGGGCGGCACCGACAGCAGTCGCACGAAGAAGCCGACCAAGGGGATGTTGAGCACCAGCAGCAGCACATTGCCAATCAGCAGGGCGGCAATGACACCCCAGACAATATCGGCATTCTGAGTAAACATCAGCGGGCCCGGCGTGATGTTCAATGAAATCAGCATCGCCAACAGCACCGCGGTGGTACCGCTACCAGGCACCCCCAGGGTCAACATGGGTACGAGCGCGCCCGATGAGGCACCGTTGTTGCCCGCCTCAGGCGCCACCACACCCCGGATATCGCCCTCGCCGAACGTGCCCTTCTTGCCTATCACGCTCTTTTCAAGGGTGTAGCTGATAAAACTGCCCAGGGACGCACCGGCGCCCGGCAGCACGCCGGAAATGAATCCAAGCACGCCGCCACGAAGCTGAGTGGGAACCGTGGAGACCAACTCCTTGAAGGTAAGCGTCAGCTTGCCCACGTTCATCTTCTTGCGACCGCCGCCCATGCGCGATTCGACAAAAAAGAGCAGTTCCGAGATGGCGAAAAGACCAACAATCGCGAGGATGAAATCAATACCCTCGTACAGCTCCAGCACACCGAAGGTGTAGCGCTGGGTCCCGGTGGAGATATCGATGCCCACGGTGGAGATCATGATCCCCAGGGTCGCGGCAATCACCGTCTTCATCGGGTTCTTGCCGGTAATACCACCCAGGGTGGCGAAGGCCAGCAGGAACAGCGCGAAATACTCCGCCGGGCCGAAACTCAAGGCAAACCTCGCCAGCACCGGGGCAAGCATGATCAACCCGATGGTGCCGATCAGCCCACCCGCAAAGGACGCAATGGCAGAGATCGCCAGCGCATCCGCCGCCCGCCCCTTTTGGGCCATGGGATAGCCATCCAGGCAGGTCATCATCGCCGGCTCGTCACCGGGAATATTGAGCAGGATGGAGGAAATACGACCGCCATACATCGCCCCGGCATAAACCGATGTCAGCAGGATCATGGCAGTTTCCGGCGGCAAGCCAAGGGTAAACGCCAACGGGATGAGGATCGCCACACCGTTTGCCGGCCCCAGGCCGGGCAAACAACCAATCAGGGTGCCCACGAAGGCGCCGAAGAGTGCAAACATCAGGTTGTACGGTGTCAGGGCAACCGCAAAACCCTCCATCAGAAAACCGAGCGTTTCCATCAGTTCACCTCCAGGATGCCAGCAGGCAAGCTCAACGCCAGGCCATAGTTGAACAGGACGAACACCACCACGGCGCTAATCAGGCCCGTTAAAAAGGCATTCCTGGCGGGCGCGCCCATGCGCCAGCTAAGGGTGCCAACCGCCAGGGTTGTCGAGATGACAAACCCCAGGGGCTCAAGCAGCATCGCGTAGACCACCAGCACA
It encodes:
- a CDS encoding tripartite tricarboxylate transporter permease; translation: METLGFLMEGFAVALTPYNLMFALFGAFVGTLIGCLPGLGPANGVAILIPLAFTLGLPPETAMILLTSVYAGAMYGGRISSILLNIPGDEPAMMTCLDGYPMAQKGRAADALAISAIASFAGGLIGTIGLIMLAPVLARFALSFGPAEYFALFLLAFATLGGITGKNPMKTVIAATLGIMISTVGIDISTGTQRYTFGVLELYEGIDFILAIVGLFAISELLFFVESRMGGGRKKMNVGKLTLTFKELVSTVPTQLRGGVLGFISGVLPGAGASLGSFISYTLEKSVIGKKGTFGEGDIRGVVAPEAGNNGASSGALVPMLTLGVPGSGTTAVLLAMLISLNITPGPLMFTQNADIVWGVIAALLIGNVLLLVLNIPLVGFFVRLLSVPPMYLLPIVTMVAFVGIYSISNSAFDLYFMVAFGVAGYFLRKLEIPVVPIILGLLLGPEMEKNLGHALVLSDGDWGILWASTLAKCFWLVAGLSLVLPYVVGPLLRRRMNAAMKESPASD